The DNA sequence ccccggtgttagtgcttccgcccaaaattgggcacagtccttcacgtgatgttcacctcccgcaccacacgctcatcttggatccaagttaggtgcacagtcctgtcgtacagaccactttaggtggttccgactcgtgggtgacccacgattaatcgcccagccttcacgtgatcgtagcacttgagcgtacttattatacacccagtcttgtcgtacagaccactctaggtgggtccgactcgtgtgcaggtacagtcagtgagatggagatctgagctctagattcagccgtacaggttacgttaggtgactccggctaacagattacatgacattgatttgacattacttgagcacttgcattttatttcgaggcttttggcatggcatatttctgagcatgacttatatatatatatatgtatattctatttttctgggaagtatacatgttttacggcgaggggttagaatcttgtttatgaaatggtttttgaaaagctttgtttttgcccactcacactttttgttttgcacccctccaggttctagttggctagcacttttggtggctccccagaggattttcccggcatatctgacagattatcaccagtgtaggaccacctttgggtgtgtttttgtagtgttatttctcccggactgcattaggtcttcgagctctgaactttgtttttcacacttatgcttgcacatgtatgttcttactttgtgtaaggttggtttttatttattcgtacttttattattattttattagctttcgcattgtgcacatggttacgtcacttccacgtgatggccagcatgccctgatctcgatcggggtgtgtcatcgaAGCTcaataatgaaaaattattaacTCATTAATTATCGTCGTATGGTCCCAAAGCTACCCActtttgttatatttgttttcaattgctttatatattattttttgtattattgcATTTGTTTGCAGGTACTATGAACTTGAAGTTTTGGAAAAATGCCAcaaaaacctgaagtttcttaacACTCAATACTCATGTTGGATGCTTATGGAGATTTTATTTCCCaaagcaccaatcacaatcttgttccttcCAATTAGCGAATTGTCAAACCGTAACAAGTTCGATTTTCCAGATTTGGGAAGTTTCGAATTGAAACTATTTTATATGGATACAAGATATGCCGCTCCACTTGACtacgataagttgtgaaaccattgaagccaactATGGTgtggaagagctgaataagcctccgccataatcttcattcgaagacttatgcctgAAGCATTATAATGGAAATACCTCACAGAAGAGCTCTTTGGCTCGCTTCTACGGACCATTCCAATCAAGAAAAGATAAATTCTTGCTCGAAGCAATACATGATTGAAACCCTCTACGTCCATTAATACGTacaattttgaagtttatatctgatcaaaatttaattggagaaaaaaatttcttgtCCTTCCATGTCCTTAAATTGCTCTTGAAGTCGCAGTGTATAGAAGCGGAAGTTTTTCAAATTCAGAAATCTGATTACTACAAGACATGTGAGATAAATGTACGCCAGTGATCAACTGGGAAGTACCAAACGGTATAGACTCCGCTCCGACTGGAGTCTATCGAATGGTAATACCTAGTTTTGGCTCGGGCCCACTGACATGTATGCTATACTTCGACAAAGGCGTAACGAACAGACCCCTCCAGCTTTGGCTGGAACCTTTATAACCCAAGTCTGGGTCTGTCTCTGTCACACCccaattttgagtttgttttgcaacatatggtagaatgaTAGTCTGCCAAGATGTGGCATCAAAACCAGAAGTGTGATCGTTGGTACCTAAGACCtaatacttcaagaacaagggataGTATTCTCGATCTTCATCCCTACATTATTTAATTATGTCTTTGCAGGAAAATATTATTGATTATGCACCTGTCTATGCCCTACTaattttgttgaggagtaccattcctGTGGTCAATCAATGAGACTAATTTTGTTACACCTAACACATTTGGAAGAGCGAAATTTCAACATAGAATGCCACATTGCCCGAACCCTTTCAGTAGatttggtttactttgtgaacaattTCTTTTGTTGTCATATTTAAGTTTGGTGTTTGGATAACATCATTATTCTCAAATACGAGTTAATTGACGAAAGTTAATACATGTGATGAATCCAATTAACTCATGTTTAGGTATGGTTTGTGGGGAAGTTAGCTGTCTGGTTATATATGCTAACTTCATCCCTAGTCACCCTCCTGACAAACCTTTCAGgcttatccaacctgattgCAAGTCATGGCACTGCCctatgttgtccaatggtactaaTTTTACCATAAAGGGAATCCTTATACTGACTTCGTTTTGAAAGAACGCTTTTTGAGccttaaggatattcgagaaaACTATTAATATATTGAAACCACTATAGAAAATGGGGTAAAATTCCTTAGCACTTCCAACGGATATAGCCAGAAGTGTATTCTAGAGAGGATGGAACGCCTACCGAATGGATTACAACCATTCAGGACCACTATATTCTGTATCTTGTACGTAATTTCCTGCATGCCGTACAATCATGTGTCACGTGTCAATCCTTGACATGTGTCGAGATCATGGCGTGACTGGATAGATAGGGCTAGTGCTCTAGAGTCAGTCTGTCTTAAAAGTCTCGATTGACTGGATAGACAAGGTTTCTCTCTAAGCTTATGACTGGCTATTTATCCTAAGTCCCAAACAGCAATGAGTCTTTGATTCTTTCACTGAAAGAGGTCACTTCATCAGCCTTCTCGATGAAGTAGGGTATTTTACAATTGGTTGCTCTCAAATCATATTTAGAGTTCGGCTGACGGATAGACGAACCATTTTTACGATTATGACACTTATCTTCTTTGAGTATATTTGTCCATACAATTTGATACTAATTCGGTGGCCTTATATTTCACCAATATAGTTGGGGTTGCCGAATGGTGCACAAGATCCAGAGTATCGCAATGATTTGCATAACCTTATCCTCAGGTTTTAGAACACAAGGTCAAGAGTGTTCATTCCTCGGTCTAAATTGCTCGATTCATAAGTTAGCAACGTGCTCCATTGCATCAACCCATTCAAGTTATTCGGCAAGCCGAACTCGGTGGCGAATTGGCATGCCTGCATCAACTCTCAAGCCACTGAAGAACATAGTTAGCTCCTAATTACTTTACCTACATGCCATGTAAATTTTATGATTTAAGATCAATACTATCTCAGAACCTTAGGTAACTCCAAGGACTTTGCTAGTTTGCTATGTGAATGCCGGTTAGTCGAATTACATAACATTAAAAGATCAAACAGATACTGTAAGATTTGGCGTCATTAAGCTTCTTTTTGTCACAGTAAAGAGATAAATTAACCATGGATAGAAAAAGAAACAGAGAGATATAAGATAACACCATTTATAAACTTGCCagattacatatatataatttcctTGTACAGTATAGTTACAAAATGTACAAGGCATTGAAGCCACGAAAAGGTTacagttctttttctttttcctttcctttttcttgtgcTTTTCCAAAACTCAAcctcaaaagaaaattacattATCTGACTAAATTAACCACCCCTTTGAACAATTCCTGGAAGGGTGCAGACGAATATATTTATATCTTCAAACTCTTTACAGATTAGCATGGGCCCGTACTGATTGTCGTTTCCACTCAACCAATCTCTGAAGAAAGTCCATAACCtttgaaaataattaaacaaataaagtgAATTCGAAAGCCAAAATATgctaaattcataaaaattagAATGAAAAAGGTAAACCATTGAAATCCAatgaatatatacaaacaagttaaaAGTTACAAGTACAACATATTGGACCCTCACCTCAGCTGGTTCTTGTAAAGAATAAGTTGCGTTGGTTTCCTTGGGAACTTTTGACACCAAAATGCCAAAACCTTGTCCTCTTTCTCTTAATACCTTGAATGCATCCTCATCCGTTCGATCATCTCCAATATATACAGGAAATACATCCGTGCAATTGGCATATCCTACATATCCAaaatgaattgttcttcaattagagaagaaaaagagcGTTGCAcataattataatattaattttttaatagtattactttaagaaaataaaataatcagaGCGGTAGTTTTCTTGTAAGACTGCATATATTCGAACTACCGAGGTAAAAATACAGTAATATGAAACAATTAGAATACGGTCCAATGCAAAATATACTCACCAAGTGACTCCAGTATAAATTCAAGAGCCTTCCCTTTGTCCCATTTGATGGTTGGACGGATTTCTAAGACCTGCGTTAGACAAGTAGCAATATTGAAAGTGAGATACAAATCCCAGTAACACCACATATATCACAAAAAAGAACAAGTTAAATTGATAAACCTAAACGAAACATCAAGATTTAAGATTGTCTAGGTTGCAAGTAAGTAGATACcattacataaactcaccttTCTTCCTTGGGTAAGTTTGAGCATTGAATACTCCTTCAGAATTGATCTAACTTGCATGAACAGTTCGTTCCATTTCTGTCATGTCATgcgtttaaatattttaataaagtgaattaaaacaatACGTGTATATTTCTCAAGAACGACAGTAGTTAAAATCAAGTGCATACCTTTTCATCAACACATCGAAAGTGCACAGAGAGGCAGAATTTGTTGTTCTCCACTTTGGCTCCAGGAGTCGATTTGGTCTTGTCAACAAGCAGTCTGTAAACCTCATCAATCATTGGAAGGAACTCACTTGCTGGCTGGCAAAGAACACCTTGACAAACCTGAAgagtaattaaaataaataaattttttgaaaaaaaaaaatgaataaaaaaggaatagtgatatttattatttttatttatttttagtgggAAGGAGATTAGGGTGACACAGATAATACAGTACAATTACACACTCACCTTCATGTATTTGGAACCTTTCGCTGGACCTTGAATATCCATTCCATGGCTACCAGCATAGTACAGCTCTGCCAACCTTACAAATTTGTAAACCTACAGTTCACAATTTCCCGAAACAAAATATACAGTTAATAAaagcaaaaaggaaaaaattagttaaaaaatgCATGAAAAGATATGTATGCAGTGACTAAAAGGAGCTTGAAAATAAATGTAGTACCTTATCTCTGCATCTTCCACTCACTATGGCAGtgggaaaacatctagcaactTTCTTCACTGTCTTTCTCATCTGTGTTGTTACAGAAAAGTTAAGAAATATGGACCGGATAGAaagcaagaaagaaaagaaggacaAGATTGAaagatgatatatatatatatatatatatatatatatatatgtatgtatgtatgtatgtatttactTACTGCATCAGACATGAAAGCTCGATCTGGGTCTTCAACTATGGGTGACAGTGTGCCGTCATAGTCCAAAAACATAACTATTTGCTTCCCTTTCGAAGCATCGATAATCTGCTCAAACATGTCCAAGGCTGATGGGTGATGAAGCTGTTTTGTATTTTATCAGTATTACAAAATTAGAACCCAATGTTTTACATTAATCTGTTGTTAAACTGGTTAAGAATACAGATTATGCAAATGGTACTCACAATCCAGTCTTCTTTCAGAAAAGATGAGGGCTTTATATGAGTGGGAGAAGAAGCTCTCATTGAGTCCACCCGAGAGTTCATTCTTTCAGCTCCATTGAAACTGTCTAGGTTCTTCAAGTTCATGAACCTCTTTCTCGAAATGGAGATGTACCCTGGAGGTCCCACCGGAGGCTTTTCCGCCACCGACGTGAAAAGGGAAGAGTTGGCGACGGCCACCGATATCGCCATATTCATGATTTCGGCATCGGCTTCGGAAACTACCACATTCTGCTTCGTCATATCTACTCAAACAACCCAAAAAACATATTTGTCAGTTTCAAGTGGACAGGTGGTATTTGATGTCTGAAATATTTACCAAATCCAAAAATTAAAACGAACCCATTCGAGAAAATTAAGGTATTATAGAAGCAATACCTTAGAAAACAGGATTTGAGGAGTGATCAGGATATAAAGATTTGGGCGGTCTTGCAGTAGAACTTAGTCTCTGCTTAAAAACAGGATTTGAGGAGTGAGAATATAAAGATTTGGGCGGTGTTGCAGTAGAACTTAGTCTCTGCTTATATAAGCCAGAAAGTTCTTcagggggggaggggggagggggggagagagagagtgtgtgtgtagACGTCTTATGTGTAAGTGTATGTATGGATGTGAGAGAGACATAACCCCGAATGGTCCATTTATACTGGCAGCAACAGGATGCTTCCAAACCAGACCCAATGCCTCCAAAAAAAACTCCAAATTCCGGGGCCCACATGTTTTGGGGTGGGACCCGCAACCCCCCGATGTCCCAATGTGTGAGCCACCAGCACCACTGCACCACACCACCAGCCGGTCCCCACCACCTCCACAACCACACCCACTCCCACTCCCCcatcccccacccccacccccaccccatctctccccctctctctctgtcgttctctcactctctctttctctccccctctctGTGTCTGTGTGTATAAGTGCATTGCACCAGAGGAGGGCACGTATAAACGTAGAATACACCTTTTTTTCCCAGTGGCGCCGTCTTCAGCCGTCACCATAACAGCCAGCTACAGTGGTAACGACGTGGGCCACATTCCTTGGCCGACGCACCCCTTGTCGGCATCGCATCCGAGACGACCCATGGATTTGTAACGAATATTTGTTTGGAGCTATTTAAATTTCCTTAAATGAACTTGAATATTGGGGACATCATTGGACGCTCCGCCCCTTCAAAACGGAATAGGATCCGATCATCTGTGGGGATTCGGAAAATCAATTAATCATGTctatttatcgtatatcgtgcgattagaaattattttaaaattttaatttaaaattgaatataaatagtatataaCGAAAATTGATCCatgatatacaataaacggacacgattgaTTGATCTCTGAATTCCCACAAAAAAGATCCTTGTCCCTTCAAAACCGGCTTCAAGCTAATGAAACTTTCTCGATTGGGTAAAGGATCCTGTTTGTGATTAGGGTTTTGAACGCCCCTTGTAATGTGGAATCTCCAAGTGAATGCTAGCAACTCAGACCTACCTGGCTATGCAGTTCATGAAAACCACCACCTGTtctgctttctttcttttcccaaACTGACTTAAAAAGTCGGAGTCAACTGTATCATTTTATTTTCCGTTAGATGTTTTACGTAGAacttatctctactaattaataacgAGAGCTACTAGACCCATTCCACAATCCTATTTCCCCACCCCACCTTATTTTCCCACCCCACTCAAAAGGTAAAACTGAAAAAAACTCTTTTCCCACCTACTGATATTTCTAAACTATccttacaaagaaaattagtCACCGCCACACATCCACACACTCAACGGCAAGCAACCCCCTTCTCACCATCAACCAATTGTCTCTAATTTAATCAAGACTATGAGGATGAGCAATATCCTCGGTTGACCTCGTAGTCGCTCTATGCAATTATAACTCAAGTAGAGGACTAATCGTAAAATAGGGGTATCAAAACCACGTCAAATGGGCATGAGAGAATCCAATTATCAAGGTTTCTTAAGGTAATTGTAATGGGTctatggtgtttgatgaagatTTCGAATGGATGGGAAGGAATTGACATAAGGGATGAGGAAAATGGTGGATTCAACTAGGTTGGTGTTGTGTGCGGTGGTTTCAACTTGCTGGGCTCATGTTTTTGTTCCTTctattttcataatttaatacaaaaacaaaataataaaatagttaaaGATGGTCTTATAATTCATTTTGCAAAAGGTTAGAGTTGTCACTAAAAGTATCATTAAAAAGTGGGTGGAGAAATAATGTTGATGGGTAGGTATATCATCTCCccttaataaaacactcattgttaaccaaaatcttatgaaattaccagtttaaccctttaattaaaacagaacatgaataaaaaatatggggcaaaaatgtaatttcacacaaccaaattttactgttttttttttcaaggccTCACCTACAtgaaatcctaacatatctctaattaaataattaaaaaaaaattcttactcCCACATTCtgtatcactctcttcctctctcgttctatttcaaaactaaaaaataaaaaaatttctaacacactttgtgtgtgcccatatgctagtctAAATTATCTAAAAGAGATTCGAATTCACGTATAGAAAAATAGAGCACAAttagaataaagaaaaaaaatgaatatacaATAAACTTGACTAAATTTAGACCTGGTAACTTTTTACACAACCTATTAATTCGATCCAAAACGACTCGAAAAAGTGGATTTCGGGTCAAACACGTTAACTAATCAAATCGTTACTGGGTCACACATTAAGAATGGGTTCTTAACAAGTTTACCGACATGTAACCCGTTTAAacctgttaagaaaaaaaattagcttGATAATTTAaactactataaaaaaaaaattccaaagcaCATTAGTGACATAGTATTTAATCTCAGATAAATGAGATTAGAAATTCCAATGCACATTAAAAATACCAAAGcaatttaaaaatatcaaagaGCATTAAGAATTTcttgttatttaatttacaagtgcaaaaaatttgaaaaaaaaaaaaatatgcaaacactCATGATCACATCCTCTAAGCTTTGACAATGGGTACAttgtcatttgaatttttaaaactctACAAACCCTCGTGAATAGTGTTTTTAgtggagttcaaaataaataaatttttctaATAATTAATTACAAATAACGCTTGTAATTGCATCATCTACGCTTAGACAATGGTTACATTgtcatttagatttttaaaaacACTCTAAACCATCAcgaatagtattttttttgtttgagtgcaaaattaataataattcataATACTTAAACAACATGAAAGCTTTGAGTCTCATTggcaaaattctaacttttgagaaagactcCACAACCTTAAAAGAAAAACTCCCTTCATTATGCAATCtttgaacatttgatattttgtagtaatTTACTAATGTTTCccattaggctcttattttgtgGTATgaaatacttgaaagacaaatgtatttttatgtcttaaagtaatatttatgtgacaatatgTATGTAGATACGAATTTAGTATtacatttttcatttgattatttattgatttaaaatatttttttaacgaGTAACGTGTCAAGTCATATTATTCGTTAATATTAATGGGTTGAGTTCAGGTCGGGGCATATTACATGTTCATTTTAACAGATGTTAcatgacacgacccgttaaaatattgaatatgtcacgaaaacaaaacaaacacaataaacaaaagaaaacaaactctACATGTTTTCTCTTATCATTTGGCGTCTTAATGAAATGCACtattgacaaaagaaaacaaactctACATGTTTTCTTGGAATATGAAAAATCATAACTTATGCAAAACAGAGGAAAGAGAATGAATATGACGGGTTCAACTATCCCcacaaaatcaaattattaataatttttttaggtATTGTATTATGAAGTGTAATGAAAGAGACATGTACGTATGTATACGTtcaaatatttttgtaatttgaattaGGGCATGTTTccattatttttgtaatttaaattgGCGAGTCCCACATCCATTCCACTCACAGTTCAATCATCAAAACGACCTAAGCTGCTGACTACAACTTCTCCAAACTCCTCTACTCATGGCAAGGAGATCAACCAAGGGAGTTAAAAGTGGAATTAATAACTAATACCAATCTTTAAGCTTTCCTAACTTAAGACAGGTTCCTTTACACAAGGAAGCCCAACTACATTCTATCAAGGATTCTCTAAGATAATTCTTATAATTgttaattctttaataatatCTTCAAGGATTATCCGCTGTAGTGTCATTGCACAAGTACAACTCCATCAATTGGATGACACACTTTGATCAACCAAACGTCGACACATGGCACGAAAAACCCTACACATGTTGTCGACCTagctcctataaataccctgaTTCTACACTTCTCAAGTAAGTTGAAGTTACTCTGTACAACTCAACCCTCAATTTCACAATCTTTTCAGAGttactaacttaggcatcaagATGTTCATTGGCCAAACCTCTTCCCCCTTTCATGGCGTATGgttcttggccttgaccaaatgtgtttaatttgttttatagaTACAAATCTGTCAAGACTAAAGACACAGATTTAGGTATCAGAGGCTGAAGTAAAACAGGAAAAAAAGGAGTTAGGGTAACAATGTTTCATATTTTGTAGGTGAAATTTCGTCAATTCAACCACATACGGAATTTGCATTCACAAATtgatgctttcattgagagaaATTGAGTTAGATCAACGCATGCTTAGATATctgagtgaaaaaaaatagaagtaaaAATCTTTCTTCAGTGTTCTTCATTCATTattcatcatcatcctcattcaTCACAAAGTCAACTCGTAGATCTTTCATTTGAAGTCTACAATCAGGTTTTCAGGCAACTCAATCCAAGTCCATCAACACTCTAACTGGGACAAGTGCTCACAAAGTTCTAGGGCAATGTAATCTTGCCTTACACCTATTATGTGCACTTAAATGAGTgaagagtttaaatatgaaATGATGAGATGAGATGACTGATCTTGGTCATTGCAACACTTTCTTAGAATTAGGGTAATTCAACAAGAAGCAAGCATTTTCGTACATTAGGATAAGTATGCATAAACtatacttgaaaattttggtttgaaaaAGTGCAAACCCTTGTCTATACCTCTAGCGGCTATAGAAAAACTAATACTGGATGATGGTAGTGAAGCAACTGATGAGGAATAATACAGGAAAATTGTTGGCAGTCTTTTGTACTTGACTGCAACAAGACCTGACATCATGGTCTCTACAAGTCTCCTTGGAAGATTCCTGCATTGTCCTTCAACCAAACATCTGGGAACTATCAAGAAGGTACTAAGGTACATTCAGGGAACTATTCATTATGGAATCAGATATAAGAAGGTTGATTCTGCCCTTCTCATTTGATTATGTGATAGTGAATGGAGTGGAGATGAAGATGATATGAAATCCACCTCTGGTTATGCATTTACCTTTGACATTGGAGCATTCTTTTGGGCTTTTGTGAAGCAATAGTGCatgttgttggaaattttgagtacaaatttcattgtcccacattgATCACTACCAAAAGATTCcctcactttataaggcttTGTCCCTTATGAAAAGTGATTGGGTGTACTAAtataaattctttaattaattatttttaattaattttggttttaattaattaattaattattttttatatcaacAGACTCATCTTTTCATATGAAGTCTAAAGTGATAAAAGAACGCCAGAGAGCAAAGCACCTCTCTGAGAAAAGGTCTCTCAATAGATGCATCTCATTCTCATACATGTTGTGAACATGCATAAAcctattatatatacatccatctgcatGGCACTTAGaatacagaaaaataaaatttttcttcTACAATCCCAAGCAATCTTACTGAGAGAACCACAAAGAAATTCGCCAAAAGTCAAGTTTTCCAGTGCTGAAATTTTGACTTAGATCGTGGAATCTTGGTGAAGCTGACATTCGTAGAACTACAAGTACTGAGTAGGGGcgaaatttctgtttcaaggacattgcggtacacaagcctcgatcttcaatttatctatttaatattatttcgttTCGTTCATACTCTGTTGAATTattcgcatttattatttattagcatatataaatttatcattGATTGTTGATATTTATCCAACAATCTTGAAACAGAAAGTATGGATCAACAATCTGTGAATGTGAATGGCACTGTACCGAAATACTTTGAAAAGCCTGAGAAATTCAAAGGGCTGGATTTCAAGAGATGGCAATAGAAGATGTTTTTCCTGACAACCATGAATCTCGCTCATGTTGTCAAGGAAGAAGCTCCGAAGTCTAATGAGAATCCAATGACAAAAGAGACTGTTATGACAATTGAAGCTTGGAATCATTCTGAGTTTTGTTGCAGGAATTATATTCTTAATAGTTTGGATGACAATCTCTATGACATTCATTCTTTGTGCAAGATTGAAAAGGAGTCGTGGGAATTCCTGGAGAAAAAGTATAAGATTGATGATGCCGGTTCAGAGAAATTTGCTATCAGTATATTTCTCAAATATACTATGGTGGATTCAAAATACGTTGTCTCTCAGGTTGAAGAAATCCAGAAATTGATCTACGAACTGCACTTCGAGGGTTGCAAGACCAATGAGGTTTTCCAAGTTGTGGCGATAATCAAGAAATTACCAACTTCCTTGAATGACTTCAAGATTTATCTCAAGCAAAAGCGTCATGAGATGAATATGGAGGATTTGATTCTGAGGCTacgagtgaaaaaaaaaacacagaaagGGAGACTGTTCTGGTGAACTTGCTGCCATTGAAGCCAACGTCAATTATGTTGAGAGAGGACACTGAAAAGCCAAGCCAGAAAAGAATAAGGCTCTAAAAACCAAGCAGTTTGTACAATCTGCTCTTGCTAATAAAGGCAAGAATATGAAGAAGATTAAGGGAACAATCTATGTGTGTGGCAAATCTAGTCATAAGGCACAAGATTGTTATCATCGCAAGGATGGAAATCATGTCAACGGAAACAACAACAACCATGCTAATATGGCAACCACTGATGAAGAGTTGGCTGTTGTTATGTCCGAGGTCAACATGGTCTCGAATGTGAGTGAATGGTTAATAGATAAAAGTGTTACGAAGCACATCTGCATTGACAGAAATCTGTTCATTGAATACCGTATTGTTGCCCCTG is a window from the Pyrus communis chromosome 16, drPyrComm1.1, whole genome shotgun sequence genome containing:
- the LOC137721204 gene encoding probable trehalose-phosphate phosphatase J, translating into MTKQNVVVSEADAEIMNMAISVAVANSSLFTSVAEKPPVGPPGYISISRKRFMNLKNLDSFNGAERMNSRVDSMRASSPTHIKPSSFLKEDWILHHPSALDMFEQIIDASKGKQIVMFLDYDGTLSPIVEDPDRAFMSDAMRKTVKKVARCFPTAIVSGRCRDKVYKFVRLAELYYAGSHGMDIQGPAKGSKYMKVCQGVLCQPASEFLPMIDEVYRLLVDKTKSTPGAKVENNKFCLSVHFRCVDEKKWNELFMQVRSILKEYSMLKLTQGRKVLEIRPTIKWDKGKALEFILESLGYANCTDVFPVYIGDDRTDEDAFKVLRERGQGFGILVSKVPKETNATYSLQEPAEVMDFLQRLVEWKRQSVRAHANL